The sequence AAGACAAACCATTAATTGTATTGAAAATGATAAGTATGATCCAACTCTTGAATTAGCCTTTAAAATTTCAAAAGTTTTAAATAGGAAAGTAGACGAGGTGTTTATATATGAGTAAGTATGGCTCACAATACATAATTACTATGAATGATATAGTCAGAGAAGGTTCTGCAATACTACGAAAGAAAACCCAAGAAGTTGACCTTCCTGTTTCAAGTGAAGATAGAGATGCTTTGCTATGCATGCTTCAATATTTAAAAAACAGCCAAGATCCAAATATTTCAAAAAAATATAAACTTCGCCCTGGAGTGGGGTTATCCGCAAATCAAATCGGGCTTGATAAACGTATGTTTGCAGCACTTTTTGATGATAAAAATTTGGAATTTATGTTAATTAACCCAAAAATTATTAGCCATTCTCTCAATATGATTTATCTACCTGAAGGAGAAGGCTGCCTTTCGGTTGATAGGGAAGTTGAGGGATTAGTTCCAAGATATGAAAAAATTAAGGTAAAAGCATATGACATAAATGGGCAAGAAGTGATTTTCAAATTTAAAGGATATAGTTCCATCGTTATCCAACATGAAATAGATCATTTAGATGGTATCATGTTTTATGACAGGATAAATAAAGAAAATCCATTTAAACTACCAGACAATGTTGCAATTGGAAGTCTGTATTAATTTACAATATAAAGTTTTGGACAACAAAAGGCCAAATCTTTTATTAATCTAACGGTGCAATCCTTGAATAAGCAAAAGGGGATTTTTGGATAAAGGTTTATACCTGAATATGATTTGAATGGAGGAGAATACTAGGGAAAACATTAAGAGGGAGTTTTTTCTATGTACATACTTGAACCGATAAAATTAACTTCAAGTAAAACAAATACTACAGAACCATTAACATCTTCTGAAATGGGTAAACTTTGGGCGACATATATGGGAAACAGTATGGCGAAATGCATTTTAAGCTATTTTCTTCAACATGTTGAGGATGAGGATATTAAAACTTTAGTAAAAAATGCATACAATTTGAGTGTAGACTTCATGGAAACCATTAAAGGAATATTCGAAAAAGAAAGCTTCCCTATACCTAAAGGTTTCGGTGAAGAGGATGTAAACCCTGGTGCACCTCGTTTATTCGAAGATGAATTCTATGTTCATTATTTAAAATACACAGCAAAAGCAGGAATGAGTATTTATTCCGTAGCCGTACCACTTGCTTATAGAAACGATGTAAAAGAGTTTTTTAATTATTGTGTAGATTCTACAAAGACTTTGATGGAACAAATCAAAGAGATTTTAATGAATAAAGGCTTCATTATTAAACCACCTTTTATTCCGGTTCCCGAAAAAGTAGAATTTGTTCATAAGGACTTTTTAAATGGGTTTTTAGGACATGTGCGTCCTATGCAAGCATTAGAAATTACCCATTTGTACGATAATATAGAAAACAATGTCACGAGTAAAGCACTCATTATGGCATTTGCTCAAGTTGCCAAAAATGAAAAAATTCGGGTTCTATTTGAAAGAGGGAAAAACCTTACACATACAAATTTGGAACGCTATATGAAAAAGCTACATGATGAAAATTTGCCTTCTCCATCGTTTTTGGACCATTTGGTTACAACATCAATGTTTTCCCCCTTTTCAGACAAGATTATGTTAAACCATAAGATGGACATGTTCTCAATGAAACTGAGAGCGTATGGAAATTCAGTGGCTGTAAGTACAAGACATGATTTAGGGGTGCTCTATTTCAGGTCGTTAATGAAAATCCAAGGATTTGTTGAAGATGCAGCGGAAATTTGTATAGAGAATGGCTGGATGGAAAAACCGCCGTATGCAGCTGATAGAGAGAATATAGCATCGAATAAATAATCATCCCATATCCTATTGGAACATATTTTACGTATAGGAAGTAAGATAGTAAATAACACTAGACATGCACCCAGTATTGTAATTACTCGTATAATGCTATGAGTATTTATACGCTGGGGAGGTTCTGAAATGAATCATTATTATTTAAGTAATTATAGACAGGATGAAAAATTGGTTCATGACATTGAAAAGGCAATAAATGGAGAATATAGTGCGATAAATTGTTATGCAAAGTTAGCTAATTTGGCTTCAAACGACAATGAACGGAAACAAATTCTTGAAATTCGCCGGGACGAAATAAAGCATTTTCAACAATTTGGACAGATTTATGCTAGTCTAACTGGAAAACAACCTCGACCAAAAATTACTGAAGAATGCCCTACTGATTATTTAAATGGATTGGAGTTTTCTCTACAGGATGAGCAACAGACAGTTGATTTTTACTTAGAAATTGCGGATGTCACGACTAACCAATATATTAAAGAAGTATTTCGCAGAGCGGCAGCAGATGAGCAAAATCACGCCGTTTGGTTTCTTTACTATTTTCTAAAAGCTAGAAATTAAAAAAATTTGGTATGTCATCCTCAACTAACGGAGTGCGATTGCGGAACAAGTGCAATCGCTTTTTTTAGTCAATATTATACAAGAGGCTTTTCGTAAAATATGCTACACTTACTTTCAGAATATTATTAGGAGGCCTTTTTGCATGAAACAAGAGGAAAGAACGATTTGTTATGATTATGATTTACAAATCGAGGCCTATCGTTTTCATGGGATTATGCAAAAATTCCCAAACCACTTCCATGAATACTATGTGATTGGGTTTATAGAGAGTGGGAAAAGACGATTATCGTGCATGAATAAAGAGTATGTAGTTGGTACAGGTGATATTGTATTTTTTAATCCGCTAGATAATCATGCCTGTGAACAGATTGACGGTCATACACTAGACTATCGTTGCTTAAATATAAACCCTGAGATTATGAGAAAAGTGGCAATTGAGATTACTGGAAAAGACCATCTTCCTCACTTTACTGCTCCTGTTGTCTATCGTAGTGAACATGCCCATTTGTTGCATCATCTTCATCAAATGATTATGGACGAATTATCGGCATTTGAGAAAGAAGAAAGGTTTTATTTTCTTATGAAGCATCTAATTGAAGAGTATTGTCAAGCGGTTAAAGAAACAGAGCTTGGGGAAGTCGAGCGGCAAATTGTCAATATTTGTGATTACATCGAAGCGCATTATGCAGAACATATTGCTTTAGATGATTTAGCAAAAATTTGTAATATGAACAAATATACATTGTTGCGCTCATTTACCCGTATTCGCGGAATTACCCCCTATCGTTACTTACAAACAGTGCGGATTAATGAAGCAAAGAAACTGCTGGAGCAGGGGATGAAACCAATAGATGCGGCGCTGCACACTGGTTTCGTTGATCAAAGTCATTTTAGTAATTTCTTTATGGATTTTCTTGGACTCACTCCTGGGCAGTACCGAGATATTTTTATTAATCATATTCAATAATGTATTTTAAAAGGAAAGGACATAGGCATGGAAAATAAAATTACTGTAGGCCATTTAACAGCTTTTATAACGATTTTAATTTGGGGTACAACCTTTATTTCTACAAAAATTTTATTAAACGTTTTTTCTCCAATCGAGATTTTATTATTTCGTTTTTCGATAGGATTTATCGTATTAATGATTATATATCCATACAGGTTGAAGTTGGTCGATAGAAAACATAACCTCTTATTTGCATGTGCTGGTTTATGTGGTGTCACTTTGTATTATCTTTTGGAAAATATTGCACTAACCTATACAATGGCTTCTAATGTAGGTGTGATAAGTGCTGTAGTCCCATTTTTTACAGCAATACTTACTTATTTATTTTTAAAAGATGAACGATTACGAATCAATTTTTTTATCGGTTTTATCATGGCGATGATTGGCATCTTTCTTATCAGCTTTAATGGTGCAACAAATTTTCAACTAAATCCATTAGGTGATTTATTGGCGCTAGCTGCTACGATTGTTTGGGCTCTGTATTCAGTATTAACTAGAAAAATCAGCAGTTACGGCTATAACACAATCCAATCTACAAGAAGGATGTTTTTTTACGGCCTCCTATTTATGATTCCTGCACTTTTCCTATTTGATTTTAAACTAGAGCTAGGGCGGTTTGCTAACCCAACTTACTTATTTAATATATTATTTTTGGGGCTTGGTGCTTCCGCACTTTGTTTTGTTACATGGAATTTTGCGGTTAAGGTACTAGGAGCTATTAGAACGAGCGTATATATATATTTAATTCCTGTCATCACCGTTATTACTTCGATGATTGTACTGCACGAAAAAATCACATGGCTTGCTGCTTCCGGGACAATTCTTACATTAATGGGGCTTTTTATATCAGAAAGCAAAATTAATTTGAAGAAAAAGGAAAATATAAGCAAGGTCGTTTAGTGGTAATGTGATATTTTTGTAATGGATATGTTGAATTGAGTTAAAGAAACAAACTGTTAGAATTATTTTGGCTGTTTACTTTTTGATATATCAAGATTGTTAATGCCTATTGTGAAGTGGAATATAACTGGCGATTTATTGCCAGTTATATTTGAAGTATCCTATTTACCCTTATGTTTATTTTTAGCCTTTTGTATTTTTATCTCTCTTTTATAGCGCTTGAGGCTATCCCTAAGATATTTATTTTTCCTCGACTTCTCTTTCTTCTTCTGGCTATAGTCTTCTTTGATGGCTTCTTGTGCTTTGGTAGATATTTTGGCTTGTTTCATTTCCTTGGAAACCGTTCGTTGAAGTCTTTTAGGGTTTACCTTTTTGGGAATAATTTGATTAATTGCAATTCCCTTTTGGTCATGCTGTTCTATATATTTCAGCAAAACCAAATTGATAAACTCTAAAACTTCTTGATCTTTTGGTTCACGACCAAACATATACCGATAGGCTTTTAGGGTATTTACGGATACAATTTCAATGATTCCTACATAAAATTGACCATCATAAAAAATGGTTAGTTTCATTGCAGGTCCCTCCTCTAAATATATTAGAATGATGGACATCCCGAGGAGGGGAAGGTTACTTACAGCAAATGCATGCTGCATTCGGACTACCAACCGAATCGTGTTTTTACATTCTAGCTTAATTATACATATAATTACAATAAAATAAATGACTGCATTAATTTATTTGTGTTCGTATATTTAAAACTTAAAAATGGAATGCAGACTATTGCAATTGCTCCTGTATTATTAAAGCAGAAAATTGAAGAATAATCCTGTTATAGTATTGTATGGTATACTAATGTGTGGAATATAACTTTACGATGCAAAACTGGAGAGTGAAAAAATGCGAATGAAAAAAATAAAAAATGAGATTTGGGAATGGATTAAAACGATTGGTACTCCAATAATATTATTCTTAATTATTAATACTTTCTTCTTTACCCCAGTTGTAGTTGATGGTGCATCTATGATGCCTACATTAGAAGACCATGACCGTATCATTTTATCAAAAATTGAAGAACCGAAAAGATTTGATATCGTTGTTTTTCATGCAACAGAAGAGAAGGACTATATTAAACGTGTCATTGGCTTACCCGGTGATCAAATTGAATACAAAAATGATACATTATATATTAATGGCCAAGTATTTGAAGAAAATTATTTAGACGGAACTAAAACTGAACAAAGTTTAAATAGATACGGAGGGTTATTGACTACTGACTTCTCTGTCACAGTTCCCGAAGGCTGTTTATTTGTTATGGGGGATAACAGGAGAAATAGTCAGGATAGTCGTCATATAGGGGCAATTCCAATGGGAAAAGTAGTAGGTGTATCTAAAATTATTTTTTGGCCTATTAAAGATATAGAGATAGTGAATCGGTAAATACTTTAAGTATGGAATATAAAAGTTTTACTTTTTGTTAAATGTTTGAATTGCGTTTCTATTACAAGTAGGGGCGCTTTCTTTTTTATTAGGATAGTTCACTACTGAAATCAAAAAAAATTTGAACAAGGTAATTGGCTCTAAATTATCTTCGGAAAATATATTTTACACTGATACCTGGGGGTGTTTTCTACCCTGCAAAAAGCAAAGGATGGGAGCATTACTATGAGCTTATATAGGTTTATTGCATCAGATAATCCATTAGCCGAAGTGGATTATAGTGGTTTTGTTAAGATGAAGGTAAGAGATATAAAGAAAATCGAACCTGTACCAAATCCACCAGCATGTTTTCAATCATGGGATGAGATGGATGAAGAGGTAACCATACTTTATGCTAAGGATGAATCGGAACTTGGCGGGCCAAGTATATCAAGATGTGATAATCCTCCATACGGTTTGGATAATTATATTAAGAAAGATTATATTTACTGGCTTGAGGGGGATTTTAGTCAAAAGTTTTTACAACAACTTACTGAATATGTTAAAAGTGTCAATCTCAGCGAGATTTCTTGCAAAGACTTTGAAATTCTTCGAAATCATAAATGTTGTGGTTTGAAAATTATGTAATAAAACAAGGAAGGGAACTAAGTTGGACAAAAACGATAAGCAAAATAATAATGACAGTGGAACTTGGAAAATATGGGATACTATTTTTTCTCAGGACTTCTCTCTTTTTTTAAAGATAGTAAAGAGGCAGAAAATGATGATAAGAAGTTCAAACAAATGTTGTTGCAAATATTGTTCGGTATTATTTTCACAGCGATTATTTTTGGGGTCGTTTCAATGATACTCAACTAAAAATGACAATACTATATAAAACATTATTTCACTAAAAGAATCATTTGTATATCAATTATAGGTGATGAAGCATGCAAATTAATAGACTTCTTGAAATCGTATATATTTTACTTGATAAAAAGATAATAACCGCTAAAGAATTATCTGAGCATTTTGAAGTATCTCAACGGACTATTTATCGTGATATAGATACTTTAAGTACTGCAGGAATACCGATTTATACAAGCAAAGGTAAAGGTGGGGGGATAAGGTTACTTGATCATTTTGTTCTTAACAAATCTTTGCTTTCGGAAAAAGAACAGCTTCATATTTTATCTTCTCTTCAAAGTTTGAAGGCTTTAAATGTTCCAGATATTGAACCTGTGCTGAAAAAATTAACTGTCATGTTTGATAAGAATAATACAAGCTGGATTGATGTGGATTTTTCTCAATGGGGTAGTGGCGCGATTAAAAAGGAAAAATTCAATATACTGAAAACTGCAATTTTAAACAGAAAGCTTGTTGTGTTTGATTACTATAGTTCATATGGAGAAAAAACAGAAAGAACAATAGAGCCGGTAAGGCTTTTATTTAAAGGCCAAGCTTGGTATGTTTTTGGTTTTTGTAGAACAAGAGATGAGTACAGGATATTTAAAATAAATCGGATAAAAAATCTTACGCCTGCTAACGAAACATTTGAAAGAAATGTACAAGAGGATATTTGCATGAATCCTCAAGACTTGACAAGTAGCTATACTAATAAAACAGAAACACTCATTCTAAAAATTGACCCGCGCATGGCTTATAGGGTATACGACGAATTTGATCAAAATAACATTATAAAAAATCAAGACGGAAGCTTTACTGTAACTGCTATTTTTCCTGAAAATGAATGGGTCTATGGTTATGTGTTATCATTTGGAAATTTTGCAGAAGTCGTCGAACCGGAGTATATGCGAAATATCATTAAAAGAAAACTAGAGGATAGTTTGAGAAAATATTTATAATATGACATACTGTTGTCAAATTATGAGTGTTATACTGATTTCATTCTAACATGAAAGAGGTATATGACATGGATTATGAAATCGTTCAATTGGAAGAAAAAAAGGTCGCTGGGCTTAAAATTAGAACCAATAATAGTGACCCGAATATGAGCACTGCCATTGGAGATGCTTGGAAAAAGTTTTTTGAAGATGGAACATACCAGTCCATCCCCGACAAGAAAAATGATAAATGCATTGGATTGTATACAAACTATACGAGCAATGTTAATGGCGACTACGATGTGGTCGTTTGCTGTGAAATTCATAATACTTCTAATTCTATTAGCTTAGTTCATTCAGAAATCATCCCTGCTGGAAAATATGCAAAATTTATAATTCATGGTCATGTGCAAAAAGCGGTAGCAGAATTTTGGATGAAGCTTTGGTCTATGGACTTGGATCGAAAATTCAGCGGTGATTTTGAAGAATATCAAGGTTGTTTGGAGCCAGACAATGTAGAAGTACATATTTATATTTCTTTAAATTAAATCGGAGTAAAAAATTTTGTTATGGCGAACGGTATTTAGATTCCAAGTGGAGCGCATTTAGGGAAATATAGGGATGGTTATTCTGCTTTAGAATGGAAGTGAGAGGGTCGTCCGAGACCACTGAAAAAATTGAGCCATTTCAAACTTATTGTCCTAGAATCACTTTTATTGTCCAATAAGAGTCATTTATTGTCGAGTTTAGGCAACTTATTGTCCGATTACCATATATTTGAAATATATATGGATTATGAAAGCTACTTTTTCAGTAGTCTCGGATCGTCCCTGCGTTTCTGTGATAGGAGAGTCGAAATTGAAACCTGATGAGATAGTAAGTTATTGTTTAAAAAACTTTAAAGGAACAGTTCTCACAGAGAGCTGGGGAGAAAAAGGCATTTTCTATAATCCAAATCACACACTCAAGCGTGGGATATATGTACTCACAATAAAGGAAAAAGATGGTAAAAACGATAAGGCATCTGATTTGAATAGAGAAAATACATTTAGAGTTAATTTAGGAATTAGAAAAAAAACTTTTGTAGAACTATTCTCGTTTATTCCGAAAAGACCACAAGCTGGTGGTGTTGTTGAAATGGAGTATAATTTTAAGGAGTATAATAAGGTGATCCCTCATCCTGTATATGCTTGGATGGGATGGATTAGTATTCTTAATCCATCGAAAGAAGCTTTTGAGAAATTAAAGCCATTCATTCAAGAAGCTTATGATTTTTCTTTAGAGAAATTCAATAAAAAATAATCCACTTATGAAATAATTTTCTAAAAGTGAAAGGAAGTAGCATGGATAAAGCCACTGTTGAAACAATTTGTTTGAATCTTACAGGTAGTACTCAAGAATATAAAAATGAGTGGGAAGCTGACCGTTTCTTAGTTGGGAACAAACTATATGCAATGATTGGTGAAGATCCAGAAGGTAATCCTATCTTAACTTTAGAATGTGATCCAAATCGTTCAGAAGAATTGCGAGAGAATTACGATGGAATTATGCCTGGATACTATATGAACAAAAAACACTGGAATTCAATTTACTTTGATTCAAATATTCCAGACGAGTTAGTCGAAAAACTAATAGTCCATTCTTATTCACTTATTTTACAAAGTTTACCTAAGAAAATACAAACAGAGATGAGTTAAATGAAAAAACCGAAGTCTGCTGAAGAGAGGCAGACTTCGGTTTAGAAATGTTATAGTGACTTTATTGTTCTACGCTACAATTAGTCAAATATGGAAGCAAGAATCATGAATGAATCTGTGCAAATTGGTCTAGCTTGCAGATTTTAAAGATATTTTGAACAGGCTCGCTTACATGGATTAATTCCACTTTTGCATGTTGTGACATTGGATATATCCATTTTAAAAGCAAACTTATCCCTGTACTATCTACAAATCCCACTTTTGAAAAATCAATCACAACCCATTTATAATCATCCAATCCTTGATATGCAAACAGTTCTTCCTCTAACTGATGCGATGATTCAAAATGAATATCGTTTGTAAAAGCAATGTTTAAAACATCCCCAGCATTCATGAAATTGATTAACATAATAAATCCCCTTTCAAATAAGTTAGGTTCTATTCGTAACGTTTGCATTCATAACCGTAATCCAAAATAGCATGAACTTTACTCGAAGTATTTACGACTTCCTAAGGACTATATTTACTATCTGGCCGTTCTGTTCATACGTGAACTGCTCACATATTTGTTGAAGTATAAATAGCCCTCTTCCTCTTTCTGCCGTTACACCTGGACAATCTTGCTGCATGTAACTCTCCCATTCAAATTCACTCCCAATAGAAATCACCTGTATATGGATTTCGTATTCATTCTCATCAATGGTCACTGTAATGTCATCACAAGCTTTTTCAGAACCATGACAAATATAGTTCGTGAGCACTTCCCATAAGACAAACTTAATATTATAGAACGTGTAATCTCCTTCCCCTTGCTGGAAAGTTGCACAATACTTCATTTTATTAAGGATTTCTTCAATAGTAGATGAAATATTATCACGTTTCAACTTTTTGATAGAATAAATAATCATAGCTATACATCCCTGGCACGAAGTCGTTCTATTAATATTTTTAATAATGGATTTGCATCGTTGCATTGATGTTCTAACCGATATAGTTGGCTCCATAACGAATTATAGATGGAGCGATATTGTTCATGAATCTCCCCTTGAAATGACCGCTCCAAGTGCATTAGGCGAAACTTTGCATAGTTTCTCTCTTCCCTACTATTCTGTATATCGCCTAAATCCATACGGACTATTTGTTCATTGACTTCATTAAGAAGTGCTGATGCCATTTCTTCTAAACTTCCATATTCAACATTCTCATATTTCAATCGAACCTGTTTCATCCTCAAACCCCATCCCGTCAGAAAAATTCCATGCCTATTTTAGATATAGAACTTAAAAAATTTAGTTCTTGAATTTATTTGTCAGCTCATTATTCAAATAGCTTAGTTGTTCTGCCATCTCTGTTATTCGAAGAGAGGCATCCGATATTTCCTTGAATGTTTTTCTAAACTCCTGAATAGACCCTCTGAAACTGTATATGCGACTATCATTTGATTTCACATTCTCGACTGACGACTCTAATATTTGGATAATATTTCGATTAGTTTCTCGGAATAGACTTGTCTCCTCAACAATTTCCTGATAGCTATTCTCAAACTTATCAATCGTCTCCTGCACTGTACTAATTTGTCCTTGAATATGATCAAGTGCCTGCTCTGTCTCATGTGCAAGTTTCCTAACTTCTTGGGCCACGATTGAAAAGCCCTTTCCATGCTGGCCAGCACGTGCTGCCTCAATCGCTGCATTCAATGAAAGGATATTTGTTTGATTTGAAATACCGCGAATCGTTTTTACTATTTGACCAATCTTTGTTGAGCTTTCACTTAATTCCTGAGTCAGGGATTTAGTTGTTTCGATTAAGTCAACAACATGATCAACCTTTGTTAAGGCCTGTGTTACATCCCCTCTACCGTGATCAACAGTTGCTATCATTTCTTTAGAGGACTTAGTGATGCATTCCACCTCATTGAGTATTCCTTCCACCAATCCTTGTTTATCAGCGATAGTAGAAGTTGTTTCTTCTGCACTTGCTGCTAGAGTAGCAGCAGAATCATTCAACATCGTCTGCAGCTCTTCTATTTCGTTCAACCTCATCATAGATGAGGTGTATGATTCAATATATGTTTCGATTCCAATCTGCATATCAAAGGAGCATAAACGCTGGAATGACAAATAATATTTCATTGCATCTTCCCATGTGTCAAGTTCTCTCGTTAGAACACGAAGCATTTCATTTTGGATTAATGTATAGGCGCCAATATACCATTCTGGAAATAAACCAATTCGATTATGAATATTTCCAATGACCTTCCGGCGAATAATATACTGTTCGTCTATTTTCCCTGACACCATGTCAAGCAAATATTGAGTTAGGGTTTTCATTAATTTTTCTATTGTTGAATGCTTATCAATAATCTCAATCAAATTAGGCATATTTTGTAGCTGTTCATAAAAGGCCCCTACAATTGAGGTGGCATTCTTTTC is a genomic window of Bacillus sp. (in: firmicutes) containing:
- a CDS encoding ferritin-like domain-containing protein, yielding MNHYYLSNYRQDEKLVHDIEKAINGEYSAINCYAKLANLASNDNERKQILEIRRDEIKHFQQFGQIYASLTGKQPRPKITEECPTDYLNGLEFSLQDEQQTVDFYLEIADVTTNQYIKEVFRRAAADEQNHAVWFLYYFLKARN
- a CDS encoding chemotaxis protein — translated: MRDCPFKSLLNNQSGALRFFRKDDQKDVLTHIAVEHRLHESNYDFQELLKKDKGIQIKFVGLTEEDIQNLVEIRPIMEKNATSIVGAFYEQLQNMPNLIEIIDKHSTIEKLMKTLTQYLLDMVSGKIDEQYIIRRKVIGNIHNRIGLFPEWYIGAYTLIQNEMLRVLTRELDTWEDAMKYYLSFQRLCSFDMQIGIETYIESYTSSMMRLNEIEELQTMLNDSAATLAASAEETTSTIADKQGLVEGILNEVECITKSSKEMIATVDHGRGDVTQALTKVDHVVDLIETTKSLTQELSESSTKIGQIVKTIRGISNQTNILSLNAAIEAARAGQHGKGFSIVAQEVRKLAHETEQALDHIQGQISTVQETIDKFENSYQEIVEETSLFRETNRNIIQILESSVENVKSNDSRIYSFRGSIQEFRKTFKEISDASLRITEMAEQLSYLNNELTNKFKN
- a CDS encoding ATP-binding protein, giving the protein MIIYSIKKLKRDNISSTIEEILNKMKYCATFQQGEGDYTFYNIKFVLWEVLTNYICHGSEKACDDITVTIDENEYEIHIQVISIGSEFEWESYMQQDCPGVTAERGRGLFILQQICEQFTYEQNGQIVNIVLRKS
- a CDS encoding YjdF family protein, with translation MKLTIFYDGQFYVGIIEIVSVNTLKAYRYMFGREPKDQEVLEFINLVLLKYIEQHDQKGIAINQIIPKKVNPKRLQRTVSKEMKQAKISTKAQEAIKEDYSQKKKEKSRKNKYLRDSLKRYKREIKIQKAKNKHKGK
- a CDS encoding YafY family transcriptional regulator, whose amino-acid sequence is MQINRLLEIVYILLDKKIITAKELSEHFEVSQRTIYRDIDTLSTAGIPIYTSKGKGGGIRLLDHFVLNKSLLSEKEQLHILSSLQSLKALNVPDIEPVLKKLTVMFDKNNTSWIDVDFSQWGSGAIKKEKFNILKTAILNRKLVVFDYYSSYGEKTERTIEPVRLLFKGQAWYVFGFCRTRDEYRIFKINRIKNLTPANETFERNVQEDICMNPQDLTSSYTNKTETLILKIDPRMAYRVYDEFDQNNIIKNQDGSFTVTAIFPENEWVYGYVLSFGNFAEVVEPEYMRNIIKRKLEDSLRKYL
- a CDS encoding AraC family transcriptional regulator — encoded protein: MKQEERTICYDYDLQIEAYRFHGIMQKFPNHFHEYYVIGFIESGKRRLSCMNKEYVVGTGDIVFFNPLDNHACEQIDGHTLDYRCLNINPEIMRKVAIEITGKDHLPHFTAPVVYRSEHAHLLHHLHQMIMDELSAFEKEERFYFLMKHLIEEYCQAVKETELGEVERQIVNICDYIEAHYAEHIALDDLAKICNMNKYTLLRSFTRIRGITPYRYLQTVRINEAKKLLEQGMKPIDAALHTGFVDQSHFSNFFMDFLGLTPGQYRDIFINHIQ
- a CDS encoding MmcQ/YjbR family DNA-binding protein; its protein translation is MDKATVETICLNLTGSTQEYKNEWEADRFLVGNKLYAMIGEDPEGNPILTLECDPNRSEELRENYDGIMPGYYMNKKHWNSIYFDSNIPDELVEKLIVHSYSLILQSLPKKIQTEMS
- a CDS encoding helix-turn-helix transcriptional regulator, with product MKNIIKVLRKKLEITQKDLAKECGVVRQTINCIENDKYDPTLELAFKISKVLNRKVDEVFIYE
- the lepB gene encoding signal peptidase I, translating into MKKIKNEIWEWIKTIGTPIILFLIINTFFFTPVVVDGASMMPTLEDHDRIILSKIEEPKRFDIVVFHATEEKDYIKRVIGLPGDQIEYKNDTLYINGQVFEENYLDGTKTEQSLNRYGGLLTTDFSVTVPEGCLFVMGDNRRNSQDSRHIGAIPMGKVVGVSKIIFWPIKDIEIVNR
- a CDS encoding peptide deformylase, whose translation is MSKYGSQYIITMNDIVREGSAILRKKTQEVDLPVSSEDRDALLCMLQYLKNSQDPNISKKYKLRPGVGLSANQIGLDKRMFAALFDDKNLEFMLINPKIISHSLNMIYLPEGEGCLSVDREVEGLVPRYEKIKVKAYDINGQEVIFKFKGYSSIVIQHEIDHLDGIMFYDRINKENPFKLPDNVAIGSLY
- a CDS encoding AraC family transcriptional regulator, translated to MDYEIVQLEEKKVAGLKIRTNNSDPNMSTAIGDAWKKFFEDGTYQSIPDKKNDKCIGLYTNYTSNVNGDYDVVVCCEIHNTSNSISLVHSEIIPAGKYAKFIIHGHVQKAVAEFWMKLWSMDLDRKFSGDFEEYQGCLEPDNVEVHIYISLN
- a CDS encoding STAS domain-containing protein, producing MLINFMNAGDVLNIAFTNDIHFESSHQLEEELFAYQGLDDYKWVVIDFSKVGFVDSTGISLLLKWIYPMSQHAKVELIHVSEPVQNIFKICKLDQFAQIHS
- a CDS encoding DUF3231 family protein, with the protein product MYILEPIKLTSSKTNTTEPLTSSEMGKLWATYMGNSMAKCILSYFLQHVEDEDIKTLVKNAYNLSVDFMETIKGIFEKESFPIPKGFGEEDVNPGAPRLFEDEFYVHYLKYTAKAGMSIYSVAVPLAYRNDVKEFFNYCVDSTKTLMEQIKEILMNKGFIIKPPFIPVPEKVEFVHKDFLNGFLGHVRPMQALEITHLYDNIENNVTSKALIMAFAQVAKNEKIRVLFERGKNLTHTNLERYMKKLHDENLPSPSFLDHLVTTSMFSPFSDKIMLNHKMDMFSMKLRAYGNSVAVSTRHDLGVLYFRSLMKIQGFVEDAAEICIENGWMEKPPYAADRENIASNK
- a CDS encoding DMT family transporter — protein: MENKITVGHLTAFITILIWGTTFISTKILLNVFSPIEILLFRFSIGFIVLMIIYPYRLKLVDRKHNLLFACAGLCGVTLYYLLENIALTYTMASNVGVISAVVPFFTAILTYLFLKDERLRINFFIGFIMAMIGIFLISFNGATNFQLNPLGDLLALAATIVWALYSVLTRKISSYGYNTIQSTRRMFFYGLLFMIPALFLFDFKLELGRFANPTYLFNILFLGLGASALCFVTWNFAVKVLGAIRTSVYIYLIPVITVITSMIVLHEKITWLAASGTILTLMGLFISESKINLKKKENISKVV